The nucleotide sequence TCAACGCGGGCGAAACTATTCCTTGTGATGGTGAAGTCATTGAAGGTGGTGCTTCTGTTGATGAAAGTGCGATCACGGGTGAATCAGCACCTGTTATTCGTGAATCAGGTGGTGATTTTTCTTCTGTGACTGGTGGCACTCGAGTATTGTCAGATTGGCTGATTATTCGCTGCACTGCTGAGGCAGGTAATTCATTTCTCGACCGCATGATTGGAATGGTAGAAGGTGCAAAGCGTAGAAAGACGCCGAATGAAGTTGCTTTGACCATCTTATTAACTGCACTGACGCTGATTTTCTTATTGGCTTGTATAACACTCTATCCATTTAGTGTGTTTGCTGTCGAGTTTCAAGGTCATGGTGAGGTTATCTCTGTTGTCACTTTAATTGCTTTGTTGGTGTGTCTTATTCCCACAACGATTGGCGGCTTGCTTTCATCAATTGGTGTGGCGGGAATGAGCCGTATGTTAGATGCCAATGTGATTGCAACCAGTGGGCGTGCTGTTGAAGCCGCCGGTGATGTTGATGTTTTACTTCTTGATAAAACAGGCACGATTACACTTGGTAACCGTCAAGCGTCTCGTTTTATTCCTCTTTCGGGTATTAGCGAAAAACAACTTGCTGATGCAGCGCAATTAAGCTCGCTTGCAGATGAAACACCCGAAGGCAGAAGTATTGTGATCCTCGCTAAACAGCGTTTTAATTTGCGCGAACGTGATTTAGCGTCAATTGGAGCTTCTTTTATTCCCTTCTCTGCAATGACAAGAATGAGTGGTGTCAATTTAGGTGAGCGCTTGATCCGCAAAGGTTCCGTTGATGCTATTCGTCGCCATATTGAAGTCAGTCACGGCCATTTTCCTGATGAAGTCACCGCGATAGTTGAGCAAGTAGCGAGATCCGGAGGAACACCGCTGGTGGTGGTTGAAAATCAGAAAATCTTAGGTGTTGTTGAGCTTAAAGATATTGTGAAAGGTGGAATTAAAGAGCGCTTTGCTCAACTTCGCCAAATGGGTATAAAAACCGTCATGATCACTGGTGATAATCATCTTACAGCGGCGGCTATCGCAGCAGAATCTGGTGTTGATGATTTTCTGGCTGAAGCAACACCTGAAGCAAAACTGGCATTAATTCGCCAATATCAATCAGAAGGTCGATTAGTCGCAATGACGGGTGACGGTACTAATGATGCCCCAGCCTTAGCGCAAGCGGATGTCGCTGTTGCCATGAATTCAGGCACTCAAGCTGCCAAAGAAGCGGGAAATATGGTCGATTTAGACTCTAATCCAACAAAATTAATCGAAGTTGTGCATATTGGTAAACAAATGCTAATGACACGAGGTGCTTTAACGACATTTAGTATTTCTAACGATATCGCTAAATACTTCGCCATTATTCCTGCGGCTTTCGCTGTCACCTATCCACAGCTCAACATGCTTAATGTCATGAATTTACATTCACCAGCATCTGCAATGTTATCTGCGGTTATTTTTAATGCCTTAATTATTGTCTTCTTGATCCCTCTTGCCCTTAAAGGTGTGCATTATCGCCCTGTTTCAGCGCATTCATTATTGCGCCGAAATCTCTCTTTATACGGGATCAGCGGATTATTAGTCCCTTTTATTGGTATTAAAATCATCGATATGCTCTTAGCGTTTATCGGGTTTTAAGGAGTTCTCTATGCATCTATTTCGATCATCATTAGTAATGTTATTATTACTCACACTAATAACTGGGCTGGCTTATCCTTTGCTTGTTACAGGATTAGCTAACCTTATTTTTCCATGGCAAGCGAATGGCTCGCGGATCTATCAAGATAATAAACTTATTGGCTCTGAACTGATTGGGCAACAATTTACGCGAGATGATTATTTTAAAAGTCGTCCATCAATAACAGCAGAAATGCCCTATAACAGCATGGCATCAGGCGCTAGCCAATTAGCATCTTCAAATCCATTATTGCTTAATGAAGTCACGAAACGCGTTCAAATGTGGCAAAAAGCGGTTGATAATGATCAGGCTGTTCCTGTTGATTTAGTGACCGCATCAGGGAGTGGACTTGATCCTCATATTTCATTACAAGCGGCCTATTACCAAGTTGAAAATATTGCACACTCGCGTCAACTCACTAAAGATGAAATTAAGCAATTAATAAAAGAGAATACGATAACACCATTAATCTCATTTTTAGGTAAGCCCGTGATTAATGTCTTTAAGCTTAATCAGGCACTTGATAGATTAAGTGCCGAAAAACACAAAAGAGTGAGTGTTCAATAAAATGGAACATGACCAACAATGGCAACGTCCCTCACCCGATGATTTACTCGCATCAACGCGAACAACAACTCGTGGACGACTAAAAATATTTTTTGGGGCTTGTGCAGGCGTAGGGAAAACTTACACCATGCTGCAAGAAGCTCAGCGCCTCCACCAGCAAGGTATTGATGTGCTTGCTGGTGTTGTCGAAACACACCAAAGACAAGAAACGGCGGCATTACTTCACGGATTACCTTTATTGCCGCCACAACGTATTCATCATCATGGTAGAAAGCTTGTCGCATTTGATTTAGATGCCGCATTAGCCAGACACCCAGCGGTGATCTTAATGGATGAGCTGGCATTTAGTAACCCTCATAAATGCCGGCATCCTAAGCGTTGGCAAGATGTGGAAGAGCTGTTGGATGCAGGTATTGATGTACTTGCCACAATAAATGTGCAACACATTGAAAGTCTTAATGATATCGTGGGAAGTATTACAGGAATTCGTGTCCAAGAGACGATCCCTGACTATATTTTTGATAGTGCTGATGAAGTGGTTATGGTGGATTTACCGCCTGATGATCTACAACAACGTTTGCATGAAGGCAAAGTATATCTAGCTGGACAAGCAGAACGTGCCATCGAACACTTTTTTCGTAAAGGTAATTTAATCGCACTACGAGAATTAGCTTTACGCCGTATGGCAGATAGAGTTGATACACAAGTTAAAGAGTTTCGAGATAGCCAAGGAACAGCTCCTGTTTGGCACACCACAGATAGTCTGATGGTATGCCTTGGTGCTCATGGCGGTAACGACAAATTAGTTCGCACGGCAGCGCGTTATGCTGCCGCCTTTGGTTGCCAATGGCATGCTATTTATGTTGAAACCCCTAAACTTCATCAAATTGGAGAGCATAAACGCCGAGCTATTTTGCACTCGCTAAAACTGGCACAACATCTAGGTGCAAGAACCGCGATCCTTTCTGATAACCAAGCTGAAAAAGCGGTGATCCGCTACGCCAGAGAGCATAATCTTGGAAAAGTGATTATTGGTCAACGTGCTTACCAAAAATGGCAATGGTTAAAACGCTGGATACGGATGCGTTTTGCAGAAAAATTAGCACGTTATGCACCTGATCTCCATGTTATTAGTGTTGTTCTCAATGATGAGGACATTCGTTATAAAACCAAAACAGCACCACTGCAAAACGATAAATGGCGACAAGAAATAAAAGGCTATTTAACAGCGATTGGATTATGTTTAGCGATCACCTTATTCTCTCGCACATTTCTATTAGCACTTGATAAAGCCAATTTAGTGACACTCTATTTATTGGGTGTTGTATTAATTGCACTCTTTTTTGGTCGTCGCCCTTCTATTTTTGCAGCATTAATCAATGTCATTAGTTTTGACTTATTTTTTGTACAGCCCCACTTTTCGCTCGCTGTACTCGACATGCAGTATTTGATCACTTTCACCGTCATGCTTATTGTAGGATTAGTGGTCGGTAATTTAACTGCGGGTATGCGTTATCAAACTCGTGTCGCCCGTTATCGAGAACAACGCACTCGCCACTTATTTGAAATGACAAGAGAACTGGGTCGAGCGGTAACGTTACAAGACGTTGTTCGTACCAGTTACCATTTTTTATCAAGTGCGTTTGATGCCAAAGTTTGCTTATTGCTTCCCAACAAACAAGGTGAATTAACACCTTTTTATGCGCAAGGTATGGGGCATTTGCCTATTGATAATGCAATTGCACGTTGGTGCTGTGATAAAGACCAAATTGCTGGTGCAGGCACAGATACTCTACCAAGTGTGCCTTATCAATTGCATCCGATTACGGCATCTCAACAAGTTTTAGCTATTTTAGCGATTGAACCGAATAATCTTCGCCAACTGCTGATCCCTGAACAACAGCAGCTATTGCAAACTTTTAATGGTTTGATTGCTAATGCACTCGAGCGATTACAACAGGCTGAAATTGCAGAACAATCTCGAATTAACATCGAACGAGAACAATTAAGAAATGCATTATTGGCTGCGCTTTCTCATGATTTAAAAACACCGCTTACTGTTCTTTTTGGACAATCAGAGATTTTACTTCTCGATTTAAGCGCTGAAGGTTCATCTCATACAGAACAAGTTAGCCAAATTCGACAACAGATCCTTACCACCTCACGCTTGGTCAATAATTTACTTGATATGGCACGTATTCAATCTGGCGGCATTCAAGTGAATTTACAATGGAATTCGTTGCAAGAAATTACAGGAAGTGCCATTCGTTCTCTCTCTTATTTACTTGATAAACATCCATTAGAAATTGATATTTCCGCTGATTTATTGCTCTATTGCGATGGTAATTTAATTGAACGAGTTATCACGAACTTACTTGAAAATGCAGTGAAATATACAACATCAAGCACAAAAATTGGAGTAAGAGCCTATATTGAAGCTTCTAAAATTCATGTTGAAGTGTGGGATGAAGGCGATGGTATTCCAACTGACCAACTACAACTTATTTTTAATAAATTTTCACGCGCAGTAAAAGAATCCGCAATTCCTGGTGTTGGATTAGGTCTAGCAATATGTAGCGCGATTATTCGCTTACATGAAGGTGAAATCTGGGCTGAAAACCTTAATTTGTCTGAAAACCATAAAAAAGGTGGAGCAAGTTTCCACTTTGTTTTACCTTTAAAACCACTCCCTGATATTGATGAGATTGAAATAAAACAGTGACTCCATATAACATTTTAATTATTGAAGATGAAAAAGAGATCTTACGCTTTGTTCGGCTTGCTTTAGAGAACGAAGGATTTCGTGTTTATGAAGCCAATGAATGTCAACGTGGGTTAATTGAAGCCGCATCAAGAAAACCTGATTTAGTTATTCTTGATCTGGGTTTACCTGATAAAGATGGACTGTGTTTTATTCAAGACTTTCGCCAATGGAGTAGTACACCCGTTATCGTACTTTCAGCGCGAGATTCGGAACAAGAGAAAGTGAAAGCGCTTGATGCAGGAGCGGACGACTATCTGACTAAACCCTTTGGCATCAGTGAACTACTAGCCAGAGTCAGAGCATCACTACGCCGTTTTGTTAAACAAGAAACACAGAGCACACAATTTACGTTTGGCGATATTACAATTGATTGGGTTAATCGTATTGTTACTCGTCAAAATGAACCCGTTCATTTAACACCAACAGAATTTCGTTTGCTAAGCGAATTGGTTAATAACAGCGGTAAAGTGCTCACTCAACGGCATTTAATGCAACATGTTTGGGGACCTAATTTCGTTGAACATAGTCACTATTTACGTATTTATATGGGACATTTACGCCAAAAACTAGAAACCGATCCCGCATGTCCAGTGCATTTAATGACAGAAACGGGGATCGGCTATCGATTTATGCCTTAACTAAAGGTTATTAGAGAAAAAATTAAGGTTAATCTATCAATTAATCAATTTTCTTGTTTATACAATATATACATACCTAACTCACGTAAGATCTCACCTGACCATCAAGTAAATGCTAATCTAAAATTTCAACGATAGCCGCACCCACTTTGGTATCATCCGAGTTAGTTACATTAACTCTGTAGTAGTAAAATGATCGTTCGGGTGCTTGAACCATAATCGTGTCATTGGGTTCAACCCAATATGTGGTATCGGGATAAAAAACATGTGATGGTGGTGCCCAGTAATTCACAACTTCTAATTTCGTTTCGCCATTATTAGTAACAATTACACTTTTAGTAACTGTTGGAATGATAGGCTCAGCATCGTCCCATACTGTAACTGTTTCCAAAGGTTGAATAACATAATTAGTCGACATAACGCGTATCCTTAACTGTTTTTATATAGACTACTGACATATTGCATCGCAAGTTCATTATTATATATTGCTGAAATCGCTATCCCGCACATTTGATGGCCAGATGATTGTATATATCCTGCAACATCAGAGACCACATACATGGAGTTAATTGAAAATGGGCTGAATAAAGTGACTTCTTGTATAGAGTCATCATCAGGATGCTGACCTGCTACCATTGTATTATTAAGATTAGTGGTAAACTCAATTTGTGAAACAAAAGATTCCGCTCTCACGGACACCTGATTAATAAACTCACCACCATCAACATTAATACTCATTTTGTTTTGTCCAACATTAAATGAGTAATTGTTATTTGGCGTCATACCCATTTCATATTGTTCATCAGACCCACTACAGGTAAACATTAACCCAGTAGTTCGATGTGACACTGACAGGTCTGTATAAACATCGATAAAATTAATATAGCCATCTGGATAAGATGTCGGGTCCTGATATAAAGATCCCTGGATGTTTGTAGAAGGCATCATTGAGTTATCAGCTACTTCAGCAAATGCCATAGGCACTGAGAAATTTTGCCCGTCTAGGCTTATAAGCTTATAGAAAGATCCAGCTGCCATGACTGGAACGTAGTAATTTTCCAGCGGTGCAGGCGCATTATAGTCTTCATAATCCCCTGACCATAATTCATTAAATAAAGACACGCTTGTTTCATAATATAACTTAACACTAAAGTAGGTCTGTATGTTGTTAAGATAAGTACTGCCTATTGCCGAATTTATTGGAGATAAATAACTCTTGGAGCTTTGAACATCAGATTGAAGCAATGACTTTAATTGATTAACTTGATCTCGACTTAATCCTAATTCATTAGAGTATTTAATCCCTTCAAGATATAAGGCAATTTTTAAATTCATAGCGGCGACAAAAAGTGGAGCAAATGCATATTTGAAATTAGTCCCTTTTATTTTGAAGTTTTCTTCAATTCCAATTATATCTACAACCACTGTCATCAGTTCAGGGCCAGCAGTATCATACTGAGCATTAATTAACTGGTCATTGATAAATGATACTTTATCCTGAAGCTCATTTACTGCGGCCACAAGGCGATTCCAGTCGTCCTCTTGAATATCTTCATTAATAAGGCTTTGTACTTCCTGTTTAATCGTGCTCCATATATCTTCCTTATCTGTTGGCCATAAAAGGCCAAAAATGGTGCTTAGCACACCTCCGACCACTGGGATCTGACTGATACCATAATGTATTATCGCACCGATATCAGATAAACCATCATTAAGCTTAAGTGTAGATGACATATTTAACCTCTTAAGTTATAGCAATGATAAAAAAACAGAATGAGTGATTTAATGTGTTTTCTCTCGATTAGTTTCCACCCTTGCCAGAAACTAATAAATTAAAAACCAATAAGAAAATCTTATCTTTTATAGTGCGGATGTACATAACTTTTCAAAGGGAAATGTAATAAATCTAACGCAAGGCAAAGTTTCGCAAGTTATTTCTATTATTTTCTTATGTTTCAGTGACTATTCCTAAAAATAGTCTATGGTTCGTTTAGGCAGTCTCTTAGCATTAAGGTGTCATCAGGGACGCTGTTGGTTAGCCAAAAACCCACCATCATTTTACTGTTCTCTTTGAGTATCACAGATTGACCTTTAGTTGTTGCATTACCATTAGGTTGTGATTCTAAGCGTGTATATCCGACTTTATGTCTATATTTAATAAAACACCATCAGGATTAAAAACAAAATGCTGTTTACTTCTATCTATTGTTAAACCAGTTTTATTATCTAAAAAACGTTGATGCCAAAATAACAAATTATCTCTAATTGGTTTAACATCCATTATATCTATGCCAATTTTTTATTCTTTATTAAATTTCCTTTCTACTATTACTTTTTTTAATATCTTTATTATTCTCATAAAATTAGCCTTATTAAAAATAAATTTAACTCAATCAATAAAAATATATAAACTATGTTATTCAATTAATGGATAAAATCCTTTGTTAATGAATTTTATTTAACGCCTTTCCTTAAATAGATTATTTACCTTCGTGAATATTATTTATGAAATCTCATCGTTAAATAAAAACACCAACATTAAATAATTAAATTAATAAAAAACCTATTCCCTTCTATATTTAATAATAGAAGAAAATAGGTTAATTTATCGATTAATATTTAAATTTATTAAGCCATTGCCGAAATGGTTTTTCTAAAACGTAATAATGCTAATGAAAAAAACACAGAGCCAATAACAATTAAGATAATGAATTGTGGCCACACAATCGAGAAGTCAGCACCACGATATAAAATAGCCTGAGCTAAGCTAACAAAGTGTGTGGTTGGCATTGTTTGCATTACATCCTGTACAAACTGAGGCATACTTTCTCGTGATGTCATCCCTCCTGATAACATAATTAATGGCAACAATACCATAATCATCAATAAACCAAATTGAGGCATTGAACGAGCCATTGTTCCTAAAAAAATGCCTATCGAGGTTGTCGCAAATAAGCTTAAAGCAACACCACACATAAACAATAAAATAGAACCTTCAATAGGCACATGAAGTAAAGATTTCACGACTAATACTAACGACATGGCTGATGCCAATAATACAACCAATCCCATTGACCATATCTTAGAAAGCATTATTTCAAAGGGAGTTACAGGCATAACCAATAAGTGCTCAATAGTGCCATGCTCTCGTTCTCTTATTAATGCTGCTCCTGTTAATACTATCGCTAACATAGTGATATTATTGATAATTGCCATAACAGAACCAAACCAAGATTGTGTCAGATTCGGGTTAAAACTCATTCTAACTTCCAAATCAACAGGCAGTGGATCGTTGGTTCTATTTTTCGCCAAAAAAGTTTTTGCTTCACCCATTACAATACTTTGAATATAGCTATTACCTAAGAAGGCTTGGCTCATTCTCGTTGCATCAATATTAACTTGTATTTCAGGTTTTCGACCCGCTAAGAGATCACGCTGAAAATTAGGCGGAATATCAAGTGCAAAGGTATAAGTTCCTCTATCTAAAAAACCATCAATTTGTTCAGGAGTAATATCGGCAGGAGGTAAGAAATAAGGCATATAAAAACTATTTACAATACGTGCAGATAACTGTGATTTATCCTGATCAGCTACGGCTATCGGTGCGTGATGTAACGAGCCAGGTGTAACAGTCGCTGATGAGTAAATTGATACAGTAAAAGCAAACACAATTAACGCTAGCATAGCTTTATCACGAGATAAACTACGTAGCTCTTTTACACCTAAATTAAACACATTTTGGATTGTTTGCCACATTTAAGCCTCCTGCTTTTTCAAGAAAAAGACACTCAACCCAATAACAATGGGGATAGTGATAAGCAAAGGAATAAAAGACCAAGGTAAATCAAAAAGGTTTAATCCCTTAGAGAATGTCCCTCTTGTGATAGTTAAAAAGTGAGATGTAGGATAAATATGCCCTATCCATTTACCTATACCTTCCAGTGACGAAACAGGATCAATCATTCCTGAAAATTGCGTTGCTGGAATTAAGGTAATAATTGAAGTACCAAAAATAGCGGCAATCTGACTATTCATAAAGCAAGAGATGAGTAATCCCATTCCAGTGGCTATAGTGATATAGAGCAATGCGCCTAAAGAAAGCGTTAACATACTCCCTTTAAAACTCACCCCAAACACAAAGACCGAAAGCGCACAGAGCATAAAAAAGTTAAACATACCCAATAAGATATAAGGAAATTGCTTACCTAACAGAAACTCTGCTTTGGTGACAGGTGTAACATAAAGGTTGATAATAGAACCCAGCTCTTTTTCACGAACGACGCTTAACGCACTTAACATTGCGGGGATCATCATTAATAAAAGAGGAATAACTGCAGGTACAATGGCGGGTAAACTTTTTACATCTGGATTATAACGATAGCGGGTTTCTATATTAATAGGTGACAATTTATCAACCACATTAGTGGGTTGACGCATAGCCATATCAAGCATCCATGTTAAATGCATTGCCTGAATATAACCTCGAACAGTTTCAGCCCGGTTAGGCATTGCACCATCAATCCAGACACCTATTTTTACAGTGTGACCTTTAGCAACATCCCGCGCAAAGTTAGGTGGAATTTCAATCGCAACCGTAATATCACCACTACGCAACCGCTTTTCCAACTGGTCATAATCGGTGATAGGTGCCTTTTCAATAAAATAACGAGAGCCTGAAAGGTTTTGGCTATATGCCTGACTTAACCCTGTTTTATCTCTATCCATAATACCGAAGCGTAGATTTTCAACATCTAAACTAATACCGTAACCCATAATAAACATCAAGATCACCGTACCTAATAGCGCTAAAGTAAGGCGTACCGGATCTCGGCGTAATTCCATACCTTCACGAATACTATAACTAAATAAACGCCGTAAGCTAAATCGTTGCTTTAACGCTTTTTCTGCACTTTCATGACTAGATGCTGGAAGTTGTAGGCTTTTTTCATCAAGTTCAGGTGCTTCTTGTTCACCTGATGCCTTTTTAAGGTAATCAATAAAGACTTCTTCAAGCGTATCAAATTGGCTATTTTTAACTAAATTTGCAGGGGTATCTGTGACTAATACTTTACCAGCATGCATCAGTGACATTCGATCACAACGTGCCGCTTCATTCATAAAGTGAGTTGAGATAAAAATAGTGACACCGTCACGTCTTGATAGGTCAACCATCAAATTCCAGAACATATCTCGCGCAATGGGATCAACCCCTGAAGTTGGTTCATCTAATATCAACATTTCAGGTTTATGGATAACAGCGACTGCGAGCGACAAACGCTGACGAATACCCAATGGCAAACCATCGGGCATCATTTCTTCAACATCCGTTAAATTAAAACGCTCACTCATTTCCTTTACACGTTGAGGAATTTCCTCTTCTGGAATATGGAAAAGCTTAGCGTGTAATTCAAGGTTTTGTCGTACAGTCAATTCGCTATAAAGTGAAAATGCCTGAGACATATAGCCAACACGACGACGAGTTTCGATATCTTTAGGATCAACTTCTTGACCAAATAACCAAGCTCGCCCTTCACTCGCTTCGAGTAAACCTGTCAGCATTTTCATAGTAGTTGATTTACCACAACCATTCGATCCTAAGAATCCAAAAATTTCTCCTTTAGGAATACGAAAGCTCACATGGTCTACTGCAACAAATTGCCCAAAACGCATGGTTAAATCTTGTGCTTCAATGGCGATAGTATCATCGTCACTTTTATCTCTTGGGGGGATAATCACTTTTTGGTGATCTTTCTTTTTTTCTTCTGGCAATAACTCGATAAAAGCAGCTTCTAGTTCATCAGTATGAGTTTGGGCTTTTAATTCATCGGCATGACCTGTTGCTAATATTTTTCCAGCATCCATAGCAACCAACCAATCAAAACGCTCAGCTTCTTCCATATAAGCAGTCGCAACTAATACGCTCATATTTTTTTGACGCTTACGTATACGATTAATTAATTCCCAAAATTGCGCGCGGGATAACGGGTCAACACCAGTAGTGGGTTCATCGAGAATAAGTAACTCTGGATCGTGAATAAGCGCACAACATAAACCCAGTTTTTGTTTCATTCCTCCAGAAAGTTTACCCGCGGGTCTATCACGGAATGGGGCTAAACCCGTACTTTCAAGTAAATCATTTATGCGTTCTGCCCGCTCTTGTTTTGATTGACCAAATAAACGACCAAAAAAATCCACATTTTCAAAAACAGAAAGTGTGTGATAAAGATTTTTACCTAATCCTTGAGGCATATAAGCAATACGAGGACAAACAGCTCTTCGGTGTTCAACATCATTCATATCACCGTTTAAAACAATTATTTGCCCTGTTTGAATTTCTCTCGCACCAGCAATAAGAGAGATCAAGCTCGATTTCCCTACACCATCTGGGCCAATTAGCCCGACCATTTTTCCAGCAGGAATAGCCAATGT is from Proteus columbae and encodes:
- the rbbA gene encoding ribosome-associated ATPase/putative transporter RbbA, translated to MRTQSHSHIIELTHVSQHYGDTKALDDVTLAIPAGKMVGLIGPDGVGKSSLISLIAGAREIQTGQIIVLNGDMNDVEHRRAVCPRIAYMPQGLGKNLYHTLSVFENVDFFGRLFGQSKQERAERINDLLESTGLAPFRDRPAGKLSGGMKQKLGLCCALIHDPELLILDEPTTGVDPLSRAQFWELINRIRKRQKNMSVLVATAYMEEAERFDWLVAMDAGKILATGHADELKAQTHTDELEAAFIELLPEEKKKDHQKVIIPPRDKSDDDTIAIEAQDLTMRFGQFVAVDHVSFRIPKGEIFGFLGSNGCGKSTTMKMLTGLLEASEGRAWLFGQEVDPKDIETRRRVGYMSQAFSLYSELTVRQNLELHAKLFHIPEEEIPQRVKEMSERFNLTDVEEMMPDGLPLGIRQRLSLAVAVIHKPEMLILDEPTSGVDPIARDMFWNLMVDLSRRDGVTIFISTHFMNEAARCDRMSLMHAGKVLVTDTPANLVKNSQFDTLEEVFIDYLKKASGEQEAPELDEKSLQLPASSHESAEKALKQRFSLRRLFSYSIREGMELRRDPVRLTLALLGTVILMFIMGYGISLDVENLRFGIMDRDKTGLSQAYSQNLSGSRYFIEKAPITDYDQLEKRLRSGDITVAIEIPPNFARDVAKGHTVKIGVWIDGAMPNRAETVRGYIQAMHLTWMLDMAMRQPTNVVDKLSPINIETRYRYNPDVKSLPAIVPAVIPLLLMMIPAMLSALSVVREKELGSIINLYVTPVTKAEFLLGKQFPYILLGMFNFFMLCALSVFVFGVSFKGSMLTLSLGALLYITIATGMGLLISCFMNSQIAAIFGTSIITLIPATQFSGMIDPVSSLEGIGKWIGHIYPTSHFLTITRGTFSKGLNLFDLPWSFIPLLITIPIVIGLSVFFLKKQEA